In Rhodopirellula sp. P2, the DNA window GAACGGACCGTATCCGTTGGGACCGGCCCAGTAACGCACCAGGTTGGTCACACCACGACAAGTGATCGTGGCACCGGACAATCCATCGACGGCAAAGTCATCACCATCGGGGGCAGGTCCCTTCGCAACACGAGCGGCGGGCGTGCCGTCGGTGTCATAAAGTTTGTTGCCGACCCACTGGGCTTTCCACTTGGTGTTGTCCACTTCGCCACCCAAACCGGGTGTTTCAGCGTGCTCGTAGAAAGTCAAACCAGCGATCGTTTCGAGATCGTTCTTCAACGCCATGTAGCCGTACAGCGTTGACCAAAGGCCTTTGCCGTAAACCGGCAGCACGACCATTTCGATCTTCTCGCTGCCAGGCTTCTTCACGTAGTAAACGCGAGCGACCTTTTCACGACGAGGAACGCCGATGTCGAATTGCGGGTCCGTGATCTCGATGCTCTCGGAATCTTTCTTCGCAGCTTCGCGAGGGTCGTATTTCTCGGCTTTTTCACCTTCGAGATCGGTGTCAATGTCACCCGTTTCCAGGTCCACCAATTCGGGACTGACCCAGGCCCAAAGCTTTTCAATTTGCTCTTTGTCCAGCTCGGCGGCTGGTTTTCCAAATTCGCCCAAAGACAAACCAGCCGCATCCAAGATGTTGCGTTGGCGGTCAAGGACTTTGTTCTCTTCTTGTAGCGGTCGCAGTGCCACCGCGGCGGCACTGACGGCGAACGAACAGACCACGCATAGAATCGTCGCGGTCACGATCGTTTTCAAAGTGGAATCAGGCTGTGACATAGCGTGCGGCCCTCCGGCGGATGTTGAGTTGGACGACGCCCCAATCGATCAACGGTGCGAACACGTTGCCGAACAAGATCGCCAGCATGATGCCTTCTGGGAAAGCAGGGTTGATGACGCGAATCAGCACGGTCATGAACCCAATCAGGATCCCGTAAACCCACTTGCCGGTTTCTGTCATCGAGGCACTGACCGGGTCGGTCGCCATGAACACCAAACCAAAGGCGAGGCCGCCGATGACGAGGTGCCAATAAAACGGCACAGCGAACATGGCATTTGTTTCACTGCCAGCAAAGTTCAGCAACAACGCGGTCGCGGTCACACCAGCGATCACGCCAGCCATGATTTTCCACGATCCGATGCCCGTCGCGATCAGAATCAAAGCACCGACCAAACACAGCAGGGCACTGGTTTCGCCGACGCAGCCTTGGATGGTTCCGATGAACGCACTCATCCAAGTGATCGGCTCTTCGGTGCCCCAGACGTACTGGACGGCACTCAGCGACCCGACAGCGTCTTCGCTGGCGTTGGCCATTTGCCCCAGAGCGGTTGCACCGGAGAAGCCATCGACTGCGGTCCAGACTTTGTCGCCGCTGATTTGACCAGCGTAAGCGAAGTACAGGAACGCTCGCGAAGTCAGAGCGACGTTGAGGAAGTTGCGTCCCGTGCCGCCAAAGACTTCTTTGGCGACAATCACCCCGAACGCGATCCCCACGGCGACCTGCCAGAGCGGGATTGAGGCGGGCAGGGTGAGTGGAAAGAGCAATCCGGTGACCAGGAACCCTTCGTTGATCTCGTGCCCACGAAGGACACTGAAGACCAATTCGACATGCCCACCCACGAACATACAAACCGCGTAAATGGGGATGAAGAAGATCGCCCCATAAATGAAGTTGTCGACGTGGTCGGTGGGGTCGTGCCCGAGCCCGATGGCGGTGTGAACGGTGTGGTGCCAGTCATAATCGACTGCCACATTCGCGTCGGTCATCTTTTGGATGGCCGAGTTGGCTTGATACCCTGTGTTCCACATGCCGAACAACGTGACCGGAATCAACGCGAAGACGACCGTGATCATCATGCGTTTCAGGTCAATGTTGTCGCGCACGTGCGTGCGTCCGTGAGCCGTCTCGCCTGGCGTGAACAAGAACGTGTCGAGAGCTTCGTACATCGGGTACGCTTTCTCGAGCAGTCCGCCTTTGGCAAAGAACGGGTGGACGCTGTCAAATGCGTCACGTAATGCTTTCATATTCCTTAACCTTCACGCTCAATGGTTGTCAGGTTTTCTCGGATCAAGGATCCATATTCGTATTTACCGGGGCACACGAACGTGCACAGGGCCAAATCTTCTTCTTCCAGCTCCAGCACGCCGAGCTGCTGAGCCGAATCGGTGTCGCGAACGATCAACGCTCGCAACAATTGTGTTGCCAAGATGTCCATCGGCATCACCTTTTCGTAGGTGCCCAATGGAACCATCGCTCGCTCACTGCCGCCGGTGGAGGACGTGAAGTCGAATTTACGGTCTGGGGTCAATGCCGAAGCGAACACGCGGGTGACCGAAAACTTGTCAAAGCCTGGTTTCTGCCAGCCCATGAATTCGCGGTGGTCACCCTCTTCAATCACTGACACTTGATTGTCGTAGCGTCCCAGGAACTGATGCGGTGCCGCAGCGACGTGCCCGTTGAGCACCGAACCCGAGATGACTCGCAGTTTGACCGAGGTGTCGACTTCGCCCTCGATCAATTCGTCGATGCAAGCGCCCAAGCGGGTTTCGATCAAACGTGGTTGGTTCACTTTCGGGCCTGCCAACGAGATCACTCGGCGAGTGTCCAGTTGACCGGTCTGCAGGAATGAACCGATCGCGATCACGTCTTGGTAACCGATGTACCAAACCGTTTTGTTGAGGCTGACGGGATCCAAGTAATGAATGTGTGTTCCCGCCAAACCGGCAGGGTGGGGTCCCGAGAACGCCGAGGCTTGAACTCCGGCGACGTCGCCGCCAGGAATCGATGCCTTTTCGGCTTGGCAAAGATGCACAGGACCGTCGGTCAATCGCGTCAACGCTTGCAACCCGATCACGAACTGGTCCTTGCGATCTGCCAACACCACGGCGGGGTCTGCCGCCAAGGGATTGGTATCCGTCGCGGTGACGAAGATCGAATGGGGTGCCGAATCAATCGCGGGCACCTTGCCGAACGGGCGAGTGCGAAGCGATGACCACAGCCCGATTTGGACCAAGCCACCAACCAGCTTTTCGCGAGCAATCGAGACGGGGTCCGAGCCTGCGATGCCTTCGATCGTGGTCGATTCGGTCGAATCCAAATCGACGTCGATGACAATCGCTTCAAACTTTCGTTTCGCGCCGCGAACCACATCGGCCACGGTGCCCGAGGCGGGGGCGGTGTAGATCACGCCCGGTGTTTTCTTGTCTTCGAATACTGGTTGGCCCAACACAACCCGGTCGCCGGGGGCCACCAACATTGTCGGCTTCATTCCGATGTAATCATCGCCCAACAAAGCCACTTGACGGATCGCCGGACCGGCTTCCATGTGCTGTTCGGGGCATCCCGTGATGGGCAGATCGAGCCCCTTCTTGATCCGGGTCACGCTTTGAGTCATTGCCATGAATGGGCACTTTGTGAAATTTGTAACAAAGTCGGTTCGAGCCAAAGCCCGCGTTGTTTCTCCGAAAGAAAGCGATGGAAAAAAATGTCGCGGGCCAAGCAGGCGGACACTATTGCATAGCGTTAGAAGATTGACAACGGCAGATGGTTGTCGTTCCGACCTGGATATTGGTCTCGTTCTTCAACGAGGACCAACCATGCAAATGAAGCCGAATCTGCGGGTGAAACCGATCGCGGAATGGCTCCGTTCCCAACCGTCGCCCAAGGCGAATCTGCACGCCACTGGACGTACCCGAGTAGAACAATTGTCTGAATTGTTCCGTCGGGCCAGGCGTCAACTCCAAGACGGCCCCTCACCCAACCTCGCCCGCGATCGCGCCAAGCTGCTCGATGATTCCACGCCGACACGCAAACAGTTGAGGACAACTGTTCGACTCTGACTCAGTGGAGAACAATTGTCTGAATTGTTCCGTCGGGCCAGCCGCCAACTCCATGACGGCCCCTCACCCAACCTCGCCCGCGATCGCGCCAGGCTGCTCGATGATTCCACGCCGACACGCAAACAGTTGAGGACAACTGTTCGACTCTGACTCAGTGAAGAACAAT includes these proteins:
- a CDS encoding Na(+)-translocating NADH-quinone reductase subunit C, translating into MSQPDSTLKTIVTATILCVVCSFAVSAAAVALRPLQEENKVLDRQRNILDAAGLSLGEFGKPAAELDKEQIEKLWAWVSPELVDLETGDIDTDLEGEKAEKYDPREAAKKDSESIEITDPQFDIGVPRREKVARVYYVKKPGSEKIEMVVLPVYGKGLWSTLYGYMALKNDLETIAGLTFYEHAETPGLGGEVDNTKWKAQWVGNKLYDTDGTPAARVAKGPAPDGDDFAVDGLSGATITCRGVTNLVRYWAGPNGYGPFLGKLKQRLTGDASAEADQPESSVESGVEQYDIDNVGPKEPVGE
- a CDS encoding Na(+)-translocating NADH-quinone reductase subunit A — encoded protein: MAMTQSVTRIKKGLDLPITGCPEQHMEAGPAIRQVALLGDDYIGMKPTMLVAPGDRVVLGQPVFEDKKTPGVIYTAPASGTVADVVRGAKRKFEAIVIDVDLDSTESTTIEGIAGSDPVSIAREKLVGGLVQIGLWSSLRTRPFGKVPAIDSAPHSIFVTATDTNPLAADPAVVLADRKDQFVIGLQALTRLTDGPVHLCQAEKASIPGGDVAGVQASAFSGPHPAGLAGTHIHYLDPVSLNKTVWYIGYQDVIAIGSFLQTGQLDTRRVISLAGPKVNQPRLIETRLGACIDELIEGEVDTSVKLRVISGSVLNGHVAAAPHQFLGRYDNQVSVIEEGDHREFMGWQKPGFDKFSVTRVFASALTPDRKFDFTSSTGGSERAMVPLGTYEKVMPMDILATQLLRALIVRDTDSAQQLGVLELEEEDLALCTFVCPGKYEYGSLIRENLTTIEREG
- a CDS encoding NADH:ubiquinone reductase (Na(+)-transporting) subunit B encodes the protein MKALRDAFDSVHPFFAKGGLLEKAYPMYEALDTFLFTPGETAHGRTHVRDNIDLKRMMITVVFALIPVTLFGMWNTGYQANSAIQKMTDANVAVDYDWHHTVHTAIGLGHDPTDHVDNFIYGAIFFIPIYAVCMFVGGHVELVFSVLRGHEINEGFLVTGLLFPLTLPASIPLWQVAVGIAFGVIVAKEVFGGTGRNFLNVALTSRAFLYFAYAGQISGDKVWTAVDGFSGATALGQMANASEDAVGSLSAVQYVWGTEEPITWMSAFIGTIQGCVGETSALLCLVGALILIATGIGSWKIMAGVIAGVTATALLLNFAGSETNAMFAVPFYWHLVIGGLAFGLVFMATDPVSASMTETGKWVYGILIGFMTVLIRVINPAFPEGIMLAILFGNVFAPLIDWGVVQLNIRRRAARYVTA